GGCCGCGAACTCCTTGGCGCGCTCGGCGATCTTGGCTTCGAGCTTGCTGTTCGGCACGATCTCGTCGACCAGGCGCCACTGCACGGCGCGCTTGCCCTTGACGCCCTCCTCGATGGTGCAGAAGAAGTCGGCGTGGTCGCGGCGCACCTTGCGCTTGTCGACGACGCGGGTGAGACCGCCGGTGCCCGGTAGCACCGCGAGCAGCGGCACTTCGGGCAGGGCGACGGCGGACGAGCCGTCGTCGGCCAGGATGATGTGGTCGGTCGCGAGTGCCAGTTCATAGCCGCCGCCGGCCGCGGAGCCGTTCACCACGGTGATGAAACGCTGGCCGGAATTCTCCGACGAATCTTCCATGCCGTTGCGGGTCTCGTTGGTGAACTTGCAGAAATTGACCTTGTGGGCGTGCGTGGAGCCCGCGAGCATGCGGATGTTGGCGCCGGCACAGAACACGCGGCTCTTGGCCGAGCGCAGCAGCACGACCTTCACGTCCGGATGCTCGAAGCGCAGCCGCTGGACGGCGTCCGCCAGCTCGATGTCGACGCCGAGATCGTAGGAATTGAGCTTGAGCAGATAGCCCTCGAACAGGCCGCCGTTCTCGTCCACGTCCATGGTCAGCGTCGCGACGTCACCCTCGACCGCGAGCTTCCAGTGCTTGTAGCGGGACGGTTCGGTCTGGAAATCGATGAATGTCGCGCCGCCTGCGAGGCGCCGATCTTCCCCGGCCATGGGCCACCCTTGAGCTCGTTCTGGTTTTAGCGTTAGATGCACAATAGTGCATCTTTTGGCACGCGTCCAGCCCTTAAGCGCGTTCACATGCACTTTGTTTCATGCAATCGGCTAGGACCGAATAATGGCGCCAAGCGCGATCCAGTCGGCCTTCGAGAGCTGCGGGCGACCGATCTTGGCCTGGAGCAGCGCCACCACGGCCGCGACCGGGAAGCTTTCGACGAAACCATCGCCGCCGACGGCGACCTTGCGCGCGCTCAGCGCCCGCAGCTCGGTCAGGGCGTCGCCGAACAGGCGCGCGGCCGAATGCGCCTTCTGCATGCGCAGCCGCAGATTGGCATTGGCGATACGGATGCAGGCGCGCAGCAGGATGCGTTCGCGGCCGCTCTGAGGGGCTGCGGCCCACACGGTCTCCAGCACCTCCTGCGCTTCCCAGAAATAGCCGCGGTCGTTGAGCGCGAGCCCGTAGCGCAGCGCCGGGTGGCGGGCCGGCACGTAGCCGCGGAAGGCCGAGGGCACCATCGCCTTGGCCAAGCCAAGCGTCTCGTCATCGGAATCGACCTCGCCGGTCTCACCCGGCACATAGGCCCAGCGCGGCCACGGCAATGGACCGCCGCTCGCATGCGAAGGCACACTCATGGATGTGCCTCCGCATGGTCATGCGGCGCGCACCCCGAGTCCCTGATCGTCGCGCAGGGCCGCTCTTGCAAATTGCTCAATCGCGTCAAGCGTCGCCCCCGGCGCTTCACGATGCGGGGAATGGCCCGCGTCTGAAATGACTTTAATATCGACCGGACAGTAGCACTCTTCCTGGGCAATTTCGACCTGACGCAGTGTCCCATATTGGTCGCCTGCCCCCTGCAGGACCATAATGGGAACGCGGATATAGGCGAGGTATTCCGAGATGTCCCAATCACGGAATTTCGGATCGAGCCAGGCGCCGTTCCAGCCGTAGAAGGCGTTGTCGACGTCCTTGTGCCAGCGCGCCAGTTTCGTCTTGAGGTCGGTGGTCTCGTAGGCGGTCTTGATCGCGGCGATGGATGCGACCGAGATGTCCTCGACGATGAAATGCGGGGCGAGGAGCACGAGGCCCTGCAGGCGGTGATCCTGATGCGCGCCGGCATAGATCGTCGCGATCGAGGCGCCGTCGGAATGGCCGAGCAACAGGCCGCGCCTGAAGCCGATCGCGTCGAGCAGCCTCGGCAGCACGTCCAGCGCCTCGCGCTGCATGTAGTCGAGCGGCCGCGGCAATTTCACCGGGCTCGACTGGCCGTAGCCCGCGCGCGAATAGGCGAAGATGCCGGCGCCGGTCGCCTGTTGCAGCTTCTCGGGGAAGTCGCCCCAGAGCCCGACCGAGCCGAGACCTTCGTGCAGCATGACGATGGTGGGGGCGTCGGCAGATGCGGGCGCGAGCCATTTATATTCGAGGCTGGCGCTGCCGATGCTGAGGAAACCGGTAGGGGTGAGGTTGGTCATGGTTGAAGCCCATTCATAACCACTGAGAAAGTGCCCACCCTCCCCTGGAGGGGGAGGGTCGCTACGCATGAAGCGAAGCGCAATGCGTAGCGGGGTGGGGTGGCGGTCTATCGACACTGAACACTGCCCGAGTGGAGAGATCACCCCACCCCGTCACGCATCTCGCTGCGCTCGATTGCGTGCCGACCCTCCCCCTCCAGGGGAGGGTAAGCAAGCGGGGCCGTCGTAAAGTCACGCTCACTGCGCCCCTTCCCGCAGCTTGAACCGCTGGATCTTGCCCGTCGCTGTCTTCGGCAAGGACTCCACCACATCGATCCAGCGCGGATATTTCCACGGGCCGATCTTCTGCTTGACGTGCTCCTTGAGCATCTCCTGCAGGTCCGTCGTGGTCGCGCCCGGGCGCAGCACGACGAACGCTTTCGGCTTCAACAGGCCTTCCGGATCGGCCTCGGGCACCACGGCGGCTTCCAGCACGGCAGGATGGGTGATCAACGCGCTCTCGACTTCGAACGGCGAGACCCAGATGCCGGAGACCTTGAACATGTCGTCGGCGCGGCCGCAGAAGGTGTAGCGGCCTTCCGCGTCGCGAACATATTTGTCGCCGGTGCGTGTCCACGGTCCCTCGAAGGTGCGGCGGCTCTTGTGGCGCTGGTTCCAGTAGCCTTCGCCGGCCGAGGGCGCATCGACAAGGAGTTCACCGACCTCGCCGTCGGCGACGTCCTGCCCGGCCTCGTTGACCAGCCGAACCGCATAGCCCGGCACGGGCTTGCCGGAGCAGCCGTATTTGATGTCGCCGGGGGCGTTCGACAGGAAGATGTGCAACAGCTCGGTCGAGCCGACGCCGTCGAGGATGTCGACGTTGAAGCGCGACTTCCAGCTGCTGCCGACGGATTCCGGCAGCGCCTCGCCGGCCGAGGTGCAGATGCGCAAATTCCCGCCGCCGCGCTCGGCCTTCATGGCCTCGTCGTTGAGCATCGCCGCGAACAGGGTCGGCACGCCGTAGAAGATCGACGGCTTGTAGCGGTTCATCAGGTCGAACATGCGCGCCGGCGTCGGGCGTTCGCTGTTGAGGATCACGCTGGCGCCGACCGACATCGGAAACGTCAGCGCGTTGCCGAGGCCGTAGGCGAAGAACAGTTTTGCCGCGGAGAGACACACGTCGCTCTCGCGGATGCCGAGCACCTGCCTGGCGTAGGTATCGGCGGTCGCCTGCAAATTGGAATGGATATGGCGCACGCCCTTGGGCATGCCGGTCGAACCGGACGAATAGAGCCAGAACGCAGGCTCGTCAGGATGCGTCGCGGCGGTGGTGAACTGGTCGCTCTCGCCCGCGAGCTCCTCGGCAAGCTGCTTGTGGCCGTTCTGCTTGGCGCCGGAGACCACGACATGCTCGAGATCGGGCATGCGGCCGACGACGTCCTTGATGACGGGGTAGAGCGCCTCGGAGACGAACAGCACGCGGGCGCGGCAGTCGGCGAGGATGTAGGCGTACTGGTCCGCGGTCAGCAGCGTATTGAGCGGCACCGGCACGATGCCGGCGCGGATCGCGCCCAGGAACACCACCGGGAAATCGACCGTGTCCAGCATGATCATCGCCACGCGCTCCTCGCGGCGGACGCCGAGCCGGC
The sequence above is drawn from the Bradyrhizobium amphicarpaeae genome and encodes:
- a CDS encoding DUF309 domain-containing protein, with translation MSVPSHASGGPLPWPRWAYVPGETGEVDSDDETLGLAKAMVPSAFRGYVPARHPALRYGLALNDRGYFWEAQEVLETVWAAAPQSGRERILLRACIRIANANLRLRMQKAHSAARLFGDALTELRALSARKVAVGGDGFVESFPVAAVVALLQAKIGRPQLSKADWIALGAIIRS
- a CDS encoding alpha/beta fold hydrolase, with protein sequence MTNLTPTGFLSIGSASLEYKWLAPASADAPTIVMLHEGLGSVGLWGDFPEKLQQATGAGIFAYSRAGYGQSSPVKLPRPLDYMQREALDVLPRLLDAIGFRRGLLLGHSDGASIATIYAGAHQDHRLQGLVLLAPHFIVEDISVASIAAIKTAYETTDLKTKLARWHKDVDNAFYGWNGAWLDPKFRDWDISEYLAYIRVPIMVLQGAGDQYGTLRQVEIAQEECYCPVDIKVISDAGHSPHREAPGATLDAIEQFARAALRDDQGLGVRAA
- a CDS encoding benzoate-CoA ligase family protein, translating into MSEGSYNAVTWLLDRNVREGRGNKLAFDDTVSHLTYGELQRESCRAANMLRRLGVRREERVAMIMLDTVDFPVVFLGAIRAGIVPVPLNTLLTADQYAYILADCRARVLFVSEALYPVIKDVVGRMPDLEHVVVSGAKQNGHKQLAEELAGESDQFTTAATHPDEPAFWLYSSGSTGMPKGVRHIHSNLQATADTYARQVLGIRESDVCLSAAKLFFAYGLGNALTFPMSVGASVILNSERPTPARMFDLMNRYKPSIFYGVPTLFAAMLNDEAMKAERGGGNLRICTSAGEALPESVGSSWKSRFNVDILDGVGSTELLHIFLSNAPGDIKYGCSGKPVPGYAVRLVNEAGQDVADGEVGELLVDAPSAGEGYWNQRHKSRRTFEGPWTRTGDKYVRDAEGRYTFCGRADDMFKVSGIWVSPFEVESALITHPAVLEAAVVPEADPEGLLKPKAFVVLRPGATTTDLQEMLKEHVKQKIGPWKYPRWIDVVESLPKTATGKIQRFKLREGAQ